A stretch of the Rodentibacter haemolyticus genome encodes the following:
- a CDS encoding EamA family transporter, which produces MNWVLFAIGSAFFAGLTAILGKLGVEGMNSNLATFIRTIVILLVTAGILSARNEWQLPQHIAAKPFTFLILSGIATGLSWLCYYRALQLAPASWVAPIDKLSVVIAIILGVVILGEPLSLKLVIGSLLILSGVLVLAL; this is translated from the coding sequence ATGAATTGGGTACTTTTCGCCATAGGCTCGGCCTTTTTCGCAGGTCTTACGGCAATTTTAGGTAAACTCGGCGTGGAAGGAATGAACAGTAATCTTGCTACATTTATTCGCACTATCGTGATTTTATTGGTTACCGCGGGCATTCTTTCCGCCCGAAACGAATGGCAACTGCCTCAACATATCGCCGCAAAACCCTTTACCTTTTTGATTTTATCGGGCATAGCCACGGGATTATCCTGGCTTTGTTATTATCGTGCGCTGCAACTCGCCCCGGCCTCTTGGGTTGCTCCCATTGATAAACTCAGCGTTGTTATCGCCATTATTTTAGGGGTTGTCATTTTAGGCGAGCCGTTAAGTTTGAAATTAGTGATAGGAAGTTTATTGATTTTATCCGGTGTATTGGTTTTGGCGTTATAG